One Chordicoccus furentiruminis DNA window includes the following coding sequences:
- the pfkB gene encoding 1-phosphofructokinase, protein MIYTVTFNPSLDYIVRVEHFRTGCINRPYYENVLPGGKGINVSIVLKNLGHDSTALGFMAGFTGREIERRLKSSGIGTDFIEVAGGMTRINLKMKSDEETEINGQGPAISGEDVEKLYARLDRLTAEDLLVISGSVPGTLPGDMYERIMSRLEGRGIRIVVDAEKDLLVNVLRYHPFLIKPNNHELSEIFGAELTRREEVVPYARKMQERGARNVLVSMAGEGAVLVQEDGGVRMSPAPKGKVVNSVGAGDSMVAGFLTGYMESGHDYDKAFRMGLCTGSASAFSPDLATRAEAEALMASLEH, encoded by the coding sequence ATGATTTACACGGTAACCTTTAACCCGTCCCTCGACTACATCGTGCGGGTGGAGCATTTCCGCACGGGATGCATCAACCGGCCTTACTATGAAAACGTGCTGCCGGGCGGAAAGGGCATCAACGTCTCGATCGTGCTGAAAAACCTGGGGCATGACAGCACGGCGCTTGGCTTTATGGCCGGCTTCACCGGAAGAGAGATCGAGCGGAGGCTGAAGAGCAGCGGCATCGGGACGGATTTCATTGAGGTCGCAGGGGGCATGACCCGGATCAACCTCAAGATGAAGTCGGACGAGGAGACGGAGATCAACGGCCAGGGTCCGGCGATTTCCGGCGAAGATGTCGAAAAGCTCTATGCCCGGCTGGACCGCCTCACGGCCGAGGATCTGCTGGTGATCTCGGGATCGGTTCCCGGCACGCTGCCCGGCGACATGTATGAGCGGATCATGAGCCGTCTCGAAGGCCGCGGAATCCGGATCGTGGTCGACGCGGAGAAGGACCTGCTGGTCAATGTGCTGCGCTACCACCCGTTCCTGATCAAGCCGAACAATCATGAGCTGAGCGAGATTTTCGGCGCGGAGCTTACGCGGCGGGAAGAGGTGGTTCCGTACGCGAGAAAAATGCAGGAGAGAGGTGCGCGGAATGTGCTGGTCTCCATGGCTGGCGAGGGCGCGGTCCTCGTTCAGGAGGACGGCGGCGTGCGGATGAGCCCGGCTCCGAAGGGGAAGGTCGTCAATTCGGTGGGAGCGGGCGATTCGATGGTCGCCGGGTTTCTGACCGGATACATGGAAAGCGGCCATGATTATGACAAGGCGTTCAGGATGGGACTGTGCACGGGCTCGGCTTCGGCCTTCTCTCCGGATCTCGCCACGAGGGCGGAGGCAGAGGCGCTGATGGCGTCACTGGAACACTGA
- a CDS encoding PTS fructose transporter subunit IIABC produces the protein MKIRDLLRPEGIRLGATAKDKMDAISQLIDLQVRSGNIADAETYRKAILAREAESTTAMGEGIAIPHAKTGAVRRPGLAAMTVPDGVDYDAPDGEPSDLLFMIAAPDTKENVHLEVLSRLATLLMDESFTENLRKAKTPEEFLRVIDRAESERIEEESGKEAKAQAATDAGQYPDILAITACPTGIAHTYMAAEALEKKAREMGLVLKAETQGSVGAKNVLTPEEIEHARGIIIAADKTIDRSRFSGKQVYETSVSNGINRPEELITKIMNDEAPVQEGTVRKASDRDGTDSTWHIIYKHLMNGVSHMLPFVVGGGILLALSFLFDQAGMGTKDYGTSTALAAFFNRIGKVAFGFMLPVLAGYIAESIADRPGLAVGFVGGSLAEAGYTFAYLSDPEHVTAVSAGFLGALVAGFLGGYITKGLEKTFDHLPSALEGIKPVLLYPLIGILLIGFVMFLINPLMAAINTGITGVLNGMGTRNLVLLGLVVALMEATDMGGPINKAAYVFATGMLASGSDAAKTIMAAVMVGGMVPPLIIALSTTLFRDRWTKEERTSGLVNYVMALSFITEGVIPYAAADPGRVIPSCMIGSGIAGALSAAFGCMSPAPHGGFWVVAVITHPLQWALAMLIGGFAGCLILSLWKKKLPAEREA, from the coding sequence ATGAAGATCAGAGATCTGCTGCGGCCGGAGGGAATCCGCCTCGGCGCGACGGCAAAGGATAAGATGGACGCGATCAGTCAGCTGATCGATCTGCAGGTCCGCTCCGGCAACATCGCGGACGCGGAGACATATCGGAAGGCGATTTTGGCCCGCGAGGCCGAGAGCACCACGGCGATGGGGGAGGGGATTGCGATTCCCCACGCGAAGACGGGCGCGGTCCGGCGGCCGGGCCTTGCAGCGATGACGGTTCCTGACGGTGTGGATTATGACGCGCCGGACGGCGAGCCGTCTGATCTGCTGTTCATGATCGCCGCGCCGGACACGAAGGAAAACGTGCATCTCGAGGTGCTGTCCCGTCTGGCGACACTGCTGATGGACGAATCGTTCACGGAGAACCTCCGGAAGGCGAAGACGCCGGAGGAGTTTCTCAGGGTGATAGACCGCGCGGAATCCGAGCGGATCGAAGAGGAGAGCGGAAAGGAGGCGAAGGCGCAGGCCGCGACCGACGCCGGACAGTATCCGGATATTCTGGCGATCACGGCCTGCCCCACCGGCATTGCCCATACCTATATGGCGGCCGAGGCGCTGGAGAAGAAGGCGCGGGAGATGGGACTCGTGCTGAAGGCGGAGACCCAGGGCTCGGTCGGCGCGAAGAATGTGCTGACGCCGGAGGAGATCGAGCACGCCCGCGGCATCATCATCGCGGCGGACAAGACCATCGACCGGTCCAGGTTTTCCGGCAAGCAGGTCTACGAGACATCGGTTTCCAACGGGATCAACCGTCCGGAGGAGTTGATCACGAAGATCATGAACGACGAGGCGCCGGTTCAGGAGGGGACCGTGCGGAAGGCATCCGACCGGGACGGAACGGACAGCACCTGGCACATCATCTACAAGCATCTGATGAACGGCGTCTCCCATATGCTTCCCTTTGTCGTGGGCGGCGGCATTCTCCTCGCCCTGTCCTTCCTCTTCGATCAGGCGGGGATGGGAACGAAAGACTACGGAACTTCCACGGCGCTGGCCGCGTTCTTCAACCGGATCGGAAAGGTCGCCTTCGGCTTCATGCTGCCGGTCCTGGCCGGCTACATCGCCGAGTCCATCGCGGACCGTCCGGGTCTTGCTGTCGGCTTCGTCGGAGGCTCGCTGGCAGAGGCGGGCTACACCTTCGCCTATCTTTCTGACCCGGAGCATGTGACGGCGGTGAGCGCGGGCTTTCTGGGCGCGCTGGTGGCGGGTTTCCTCGGAGGGTACATCACAAAAGGACTGGAGAAGACTTTTGATCATCTGCCGTCTGCGCTGGAAGGCATCAAGCCCGTGCTGCTGTATCCGCTGATCGGCATTCTTCTGATCGGCTTCGTGATGTTTCTGATCAATCCGCTGATGGCTGCCATCAATACGGGGATCACCGGTGTGCTGAACGGAATGGGGACCCGGAACCTCGTCCTCCTCGGGCTGGTGGTTGCCCTGATGGAAGCCACGGATATGGGCGGCCCCATCAACAAGGCGGCGTATGTCTTCGCCACCGGTATGCTGGCCAGCGGATCGGATGCGGCGAAGACCATCATGGCGGCCGTGATGGTCGGCGGCATGGTTCCGCCGCTGATCATCGCCCTGTCCACCACGCTGTTCAGGGACCGCTGGACGAAGGAGGAGAGGACATCCGGCCTGGTGAACTATGTGATGGCACTTTCCTTCATCACGGAAGGCGTGATTCCCTACGCGGCGGCGGATCCGGGACGGGTGATTCCCTCCTGCATGATCGGCTCCGGTATCGCCGGTGCTCTTTCCGCGGCCTTCGGCTGCATGAGCCCGGCGCCTCACGGAGGATTCTGGGTGGTCGCGGTGATCACGCATCCGCTTCAGTGGGCGCTGGCGATGCTGATCGGAGGCTTCGCGGGCTGCCTGATTCTTTCACTGTGGAAGAAGAAGCTGCCGGCGGAGCGGGAGGCGTAA
- a CDS encoding Gfo/Idh/MocA family protein, with amino-acid sequence MDKKPDTDRQRGDGQMSSEWHWAVLGCGVIAHQMGDAFAREGRHIYAVGNRTQAKAAAFAEKYGVERVYDDFHEMFTDPEVDIIYLTTPHNTHMEFLRAALSNGKHVLCEKSITLNAGELAEAKALAAAHHVVLAEAQTIFHMPLYRELTKRLHAGEFGRTGVITMNFGSYKEYNMKNRFFNKALAGGAMLDIGVYALSCARLFLDSCPDRFETMMRQAPSGADEQSVTILGNPEGQMVTMCLTMHCKQPKRAMIACDRCYIEIMEYPRSQKAVITWTEDGRKEEVVCGDTERALDYEIADMERAVSGDPSVMRLDYTTDVMNLMTAIRKKWGYFYDGEKL; translated from the coding sequence ATGGATAAGAAACCGGACACGGACAGACAGAGAGGAGACGGACAGATGAGCAGCGAATGGCACTGGGCGGTTCTCGGATGCGGCGTGATCGCCCATCAGATGGGCGACGCGTTCGCGCGGGAAGGCCGTCATATCTATGCGGTGGGCAACAGGACGCAGGCGAAGGCGGCTGCATTTGCGGAGAAGTACGGTGTGGAACGGGTTTATGACGACTTCCATGAGATGTTCACGGATCCGGAGGTGGACATCATCTATCTGACGACGCCCCACAACACGCATATGGAGTTTCTGAGAGCGGCGCTTTCAAACGGGAAGCACGTGCTCTGCGAGAAATCGATCACGCTGAACGCCGGCGAACTGGCGGAGGCGAAGGCGCTGGCGGCAGCGCACCATGTGGTGCTGGCGGAGGCTCAGACGATCTTCCATATGCCGCTTTACCGGGAACTGACGAAGCGGCTTCACGCTGGCGAATTCGGGCGGACCGGCGTGATCACGATGAACTTCGGAAGCTATAAGGAATACAATATGAAGAACCGGTTCTTCAACAAGGCGCTGGCCGGCGGCGCGATGCTGGATATCGGCGTCTACGCGCTCAGCTGCGCGCGGCTCTTTCTGGATTCCTGCCCGGACCGGTTCGAGACGATGATGAGGCAGGCTCCCAGCGGGGCGGACGAGCAGTCCGTGACGATTCTCGGGAATCCGGAGGGTCAGATGGTCACGATGTGCCTCACGATGCACTGCAAGCAGCCCAAACGGGCGATGATCGCGTGTGACCGCTGCTATATCGAGATCATGGAGTATCCGCGCTCGCAGAAGGCCGTGATCACATGGACGGAGGACGGCAGAAAAGAGGAAGTCGTCTGCGGCGATACGGAGCGGGCGCTGGATTATGAGATCGCGGATATGGAGCGGGCCGTAAGCGGGGATCCGTCCGTGATGCGTCTCGATTACACCACGGACGTGATGAACCTGATGACGGCGATCCGGAAGAAGTGGGGGTACTTCTACGACGGGGAGAAACTGTAA
- a CDS encoding TrkH family potassium uptake protein, with amino-acid sequence MKKKRIKLNSFQIIVFGFLGLILTGALLLMLPAASRDGRPAGPMTALFTSTSAVCVTGLVVRNTATAWSFFGQLIILLLIQIGGMGVVLVASVLAMLTHRKISLMQRSTMQDALSAPQVGGIVRLARFILKFVISAETAGALALMPVFIRDYGILHGIWFSVFHSISAFCNAGFDLLGIRTPYCSLTGYAANPLVNITIMGLIVTGGLGFLTWNDILNHGFRFHQYRMQTKVVLTATALLILLPAVYFYFGEYAYLPAKSRLAAALFQSVTPRTAGFNTTDLTKLSDTGVFITIMLMLIGGAPGSTAGGMKVSTFAVVLLTVAATLRQDRETRCFGRRIDDSVLRQAVSILFLYVTLFLFGGFIISRAESLPLLPCLFETASAIGTVGLTLGITPRLHTLSRLILIALMYAGRVGGLTLIFAAFPHMQHISSRYVREHITVG; translated from the coding sequence ATGAAAAAGAAGCGTATCAAGCTGAACAGTTTTCAGATCATCGTATTCGGCTTTCTCGGCCTGATCCTCACGGGCGCCCTGCTGCTGATGCTGCCCGCCGCCTCCCGTGACGGACGGCCGGCCGGCCCGATGACCGCCCTTTTCACCTCCACCTCGGCCGTCTGCGTGACCGGTCTCGTTGTCCGCAACACGGCGACCGCCTGGAGCTTCTTCGGCCAGCTGATCATCCTCCTTCTGATTCAGATCGGCGGCATGGGCGTGGTGCTCGTCGCGTCGGTTCTTGCGATGCTCACCCACCGGAAGATCTCCCTCATGCAGCGGAGCACCATGCAGGACGCGCTGTCCGCTCCGCAGGTCGGCGGGATCGTCCGGCTCGCCCGCTTCATTCTGAAATTCGTCATCTCCGCGGAAACGGCAGGCGCGCTGGCTCTGATGCCGGTCTTCATCCGGGACTACGGTATCCTTCACGGCATCTGGTTCTCTGTATTTCATTCCATATCCGCGTTCTGCAACGCCGGCTTCGATCTGCTCGGCATCCGGACGCCTTACTGCTCCCTCACGGGGTATGCGGCGAACCCGCTTGTCAACATCACGATAATGGGGCTGATCGTCACCGGCGGACTCGGATTTCTCACGTGGAACGATATTCTGAACCACGGGTTCCGTTTTCACCAGTACCGGATGCAGACCAAGGTCGTACTGACCGCGACGGCTTTGCTGATCCTGCTGCCAGCCGTCTATTTCTACTTCGGGGAATATGCCTATCTCCCGGCGAAGAGCCGCCTTGCCGCCGCCCTCTTCCAGTCCGTGACGCCCCGTACCGCCGGCTTCAACACGACGGATCTCACAAAGCTTTCGGATACGGGCGTTTTCATCACGATCATGCTGATGCTGATCGGCGGCGCACCGGGTTCGACGGCCGGCGGGATGAAGGTGAGCACCTTCGCGGTCGTGCTGCTCACGGTCGCCGCGACGCTGCGTCAGGACCGCGAGACGCGGTGCTTCGGCAGAAGAATTGACGACAGCGTGCTCCGGCAGGCCGTCTCCATCCTGTTTCTCTATGTGACGCTGTTTCTGTTCGGCGGATTCATCATCAGCCGCGCGGAGTCGCTGCCTCTGCTTCCCTGCCTCTTCGAGACCGCTTCCGCCATCGGCACCGTCGGGCTGACGCTCGGGATCACGCCTCGGCTTCACACGCTGTCCAGGCTGATCCTGATCGCCCTCATGTACGCCGGCCGGGTGGGGGGGCTGACGCTGATTTTCGCTGCGTTCCCGCATATGCAGCACATTTCCTCCCGCTACGTGCGGGAGCACATTACCGTCGGCTAA
- a CDS encoding HPr family phosphocarrier protein → MKEFSYTIKDAEGIHARPAGELVKMVKGFKSTVTISKGAKSGNASKIFAVMGLGAKQGETVDFKIEGEDEEQAAAELEKFMNANL, encoded by the coding sequence ATGAAAGAATTCAGCTATACGATCAAGGACGCAGAAGGAATTCACGCAAGACCGGCTGGCGAGCTGGTCAAGATGGTGAAGGGCTTCAAGAGCACGGTGACGATCTCCAAGGGCGCGAAGTCAGGCAATGCATCCAAGATTTTCGCCGTCATGGGTCTCGGCGCGAAGCAGGGCGAGACCGTCGACTTCAAGATCGAGGGCGAGGACGAGGAGCAGGCAGCGGCTGAACTGGAGAAGTTCATGAACGCGAATCTGTGA
- a CDS encoding DeoR/GlpR family DNA-binding transcription regulator has translation MLAEERWQAILDLLEREKSVTVTELTERLHTSESTIRRDLTQLAGMRKLNKVHGGATLITTRYVLLDQTMKEKQSLHAPEKQRIGAYAAALIRDDDFVYIDAGSTTARLVEAVESSAAVFVTNSIAHARRLLAKGCRVLLPGGTLKATTEVLVGAETVEALRRYHFTIGFWGANGVSDRNGFTTPETEEAMVKQVSMEQTERKYVIADGSKFSQVSPVTFAPFRSAQIITDRLTDPAYARYRNITEVEK, from the coding sequence ATGCTGGCGGAGGAACGATGGCAGGCCATTCTCGATCTGCTTGAGAGAGAGAAGAGCGTGACGGTGACGGAGCTGACGGAGCGGCTCCATACGTCGGAGTCCACCATCCGGAGGGACCTCACGCAGCTGGCCGGGATGCGGAAACTGAACAAGGTACACGGCGGCGCGACGCTGATCACCACGCGGTATGTGCTTCTGGATCAGACGATGAAGGAAAAGCAGAGCCTGCACGCCCCGGAGAAGCAGCGGATCGGCGCGTACGCGGCCGCTCTGATCCGGGACGACGATTTTGTCTATATCGACGCCGGTTCCACGACAGCCCGCCTCGTGGAGGCAGTGGAGTCCAGCGCCGCGGTCTTCGTCACCAACTCGATCGCGCATGCCCGCCGGCTTCTGGCGAAAGGATGCAGGGTACTGCTGCCGGGCGGAACCCTGAAGGCGACAACGGAGGTGCTTGTCGGGGCCGAGACGGTGGAGGCCCTCCGGCGTTACCATTTCACCATCGGCTTCTGGGGAGCCAACGGCGTATCCGACCGGAACGGCTTCACCACGCCGGAGACGGAGGAGGCGATGGTGAAGCAGGTATCGATGGAACAGACAGAACGAAAATATGTGATCGCCGACGGAAGCAAGTTCTCACAGGTCTCTCCGGTGACCTTCGCGCCCTTCCGTTCCGCGCAGATCATCACGGACCGGCTGACAGATCCGGCGTACGCCCGGTACAGAAACATCACGGAGGTGGAGAAATGA
- a CDS encoding potassium channel family protein: protein MKNILLIGCGRFGQRIAKKLNDMDAQVMAVDRSEERVAATAPFVTNAIVGDATDTGFLKTLGIRNFDACVVAVGDDVLSSIEITSLLKDMGAARVVSRASKNLQEQLLLRNGADEVVFPEKQMASWTAVRVGSDHIFDYLKLDDNFAIFEIQVPDAWVSHTIGELNVRKRYHVNIMAVKSGDSMEISVGNDYYFTSGDVMFVVGTDKDIQKCFE from the coding sequence ATGAAGAATATACTGTTGATCGGCTGCGGCCGTTTCGGCCAGAGAATCGCAAAGAAGCTGAATGATATGGACGCCCAGGTGATGGCCGTGGACCGGAGCGAGGAACGGGTGGCCGCGACCGCCCCGTTCGTGACGAACGCCATTGTCGGAGACGCGACCGACACCGGTTTTCTTAAAACGCTGGGAATCCGCAACTTCGACGCCTGCGTCGTCGCCGTCGGTGACGACGTGCTCTCCTCGATCGAGATCACGTCGCTTCTGAAGGATATGGGCGCGGCCCGCGTGGTCTCGCGTGCGTCGAAGAATCTTCAGGAGCAGCTGCTTCTGCGGAACGGCGCGGACGAGGTCGTTTTCCCGGAGAAGCAGATGGCCTCATGGACAGCCGTCCGCGTCGGGTCCGACCACATCTTCGATTACCTGAAGCTGGACGACAACTTCGCGATCTTTGAGATTCAGGTTCCGGACGCGTGGGTCAGCCACACGATCGGCGAGCTCAACGTCCGCAAGCGCTACCACGTCAACATCATGGCTGTCAAGAGCGGAGACAGCATGGAGATTTCCGTCGGCAACGACTACTACTTCACAAGCGGCGACGTGATGTTCGTCGTCGGCACGGATAAGGATATTCAGAAATGCTTTGAGTGA
- a CDS encoding DUF4118 domain-containing protein: MSKEHILACLSSSPSNETLLKTAAELARVSEGTLTALYVEAPSKSGKKGSEALDRHIRLAESLGANIERDFGTDIPGTIARYARQNAVTKIVIGQSAPPRFRWIRTRSITDRILEEKLPASLVVVPAKGSAARYHMNLNRRPEEPLHAGLRDYIQIIVTLAGATLLGRGFQRLGVHVSNIATLYILAVLIISILTSRRLLGILSSLLSIIIFNFFFIKPFLSFQFYSPSYLVTFGVMLIAAVISGQLAARLKNYAEHAERSAYRMSILLDTSQSLQKTQGEKNILNTAGRQIVRLVGRSILVCPPEKGGPGRPYLLDEDEVRPVGSLEGVDGEAVRWCWMNGNQTGAGSDQYPGARYCYLPVATRGNRFGVIGLPSRETYISPYARSICQSILSECALAAENEKNAREKEETKLIAKNAELRADLLRSLSHDLRTPLTSIYGNADNLLVNGPSLSGGEKQRIYQDIYDDAEWLTNMVENLLAVTRLVNGTVHVAKNVEVVDDVIDEAVRHVDREISEHRLEVLHGDDILLARMDARLISQVIINLINNAVKYTPKGSVIRVSARRKGAQVEVEVADNGPGLSDDVKSHAFEMFYTGSRKVADSKRSLGLGLALCRSIIGEHGGTIRAANRPEGGAVFTFTLPAVDVPSDVTDGE, from the coding sequence ATGAGCAAAGAACATATTCTCGCCTGCCTGTCGTCCTCGCCGTCCAATGAGACGCTGCTGAAGACGGCGGCGGAGCTGGCCCGCGTCTCGGAGGGGACGCTGACCGCTCTGTATGTGGAGGCACCGTCAAAGTCCGGCAAAAAAGGAAGCGAGGCGCTCGACCGGCATATCCGGCTGGCCGAATCGCTGGGCGCGAACATCGAACGTGACTTCGGGACGGACATACCCGGCACCATTGCCCGGTATGCCCGTCAGAATGCTGTCACAAAGATTGTGATCGGACAGAGCGCGCCCCCGCGTTTCCGGTGGATCCGGACCCGCAGCATTACGGACCGCATTCTGGAGGAGAAGCTGCCTGCCTCCCTGGTGGTTGTACCGGCAAAGGGCAGCGCGGCCCGGTATCACATGAATCTGAACCGCCGTCCGGAGGAACCGCTTCACGCAGGACTGCGGGACTATATCCAGATTATCGTGACGCTGGCCGGCGCGACCCTTCTGGGCCGGGGGTTCCAGCGTCTCGGTGTGCATGTCTCCAATATCGCCACGCTGTACATCCTCGCGGTTCTGATCATTTCGATCCTGACCTCCCGCCGCCTGCTGGGCATTCTTTCATCGCTGCTCAGCATTATCATCTTCAATTTCTTCTTTATCAAACCGTTTCTTTCCTTCCAGTTCTATTCGCCCAGCTATCTTGTGACGTTCGGCGTCATGCTGATCGCGGCGGTCATCTCAGGGCAGCTGGCCGCCAGACTCAAGAACTACGCGGAGCATGCCGAGCGGAGCGCTTACAGGATGAGTATCCTGCTCGATACCAGCCAGAGTCTGCAGAAGACGCAGGGAGAGAAGAATATTCTGAATACCGCCGGAAGGCAGATCGTCCGGCTGGTCGGACGGAGTATTCTGGTCTGTCCTCCGGAGAAAGGTGGTCCCGGACGGCCTTACCTGCTGGACGAGGACGAGGTGCGGCCGGTCGGATCGCTGGAGGGAGTGGATGGCGAGGCGGTCCGGTGGTGCTGGATGAACGGAAATCAGACCGGCGCCGGATCGGATCAGTACCCGGGCGCCCGGTACTGCTATCTTCCTGTGGCAACCAGAGGCAATCGGTTCGGCGTGATCGGTCTTCCGTCCAGGGAGACGTATATCAGTCCGTACGCCCGCAGCATCTGTCAGTCCATACTGAGCGAATGCGCGCTTGCGGCGGAGAACGAGAAGAACGCCCGCGAGAAGGAGGAGACGAAACTGATCGCGAAGAACGCCGAGCTGAGAGCGGATCTGCTCCGCTCGCTGTCCCACGACCTCCGCACGCCGCTGACCTCGATCTACGGAAACGCCGATAATCTGCTGGTGAACGGCCCCTCGCTGAGCGGCGGGGAGAAGCAGCGGATCTATCAGGACATTTACGATGACGCGGAATGGCTCACCAATATGGTGGAGAATCTTCTGGCCGTGACGCGTCTTGTGAACGGAACGGTTCATGTGGCGAAGAACGTGGAGGTAGTGGATGACGTGATTGACGAGGCGGTCCGCCATGTCGACCGGGAGATTTCGGAGCATCGCCTCGAGGTCCTCCACGGCGATGACATTCTCCTTGCCCGTATGGATGCGCGGCTGATATCACAGGTGATCATCAATCTGATCAACAACGCGGTCAAATATACGCCGAAGGGATCCGTCATCCGGGTGAGCGCCCGCAGAAAGGGCGCTCAGGTCGAGGTGGAGGTCGCGGACAACGGGCCGGGGCTTTCGGACGACGTGAAGAGCCACGCCTTTGAGATGTTTTATACCGGATCACGCAAGGTGGCGGACAGCAAACGCTCGCTGGGACTGGGACTCGCGCTGTGCCGGTCGATCATCGGCGAGCACGGGGGCACGATCCGCGCCGCGAACCGTCCGGAGGGAGGCGCGGTATTTACCTTCACGCTGCCGGCGGTGGATGTGCCGTCGGATGTGACGGACGGAGAGTGA
- a CDS encoding response regulator, which produces MNEIKILAVEDDRPVRNLITTTLKASGYRYLTADDGEEAVMEAATQNPDIILLDLGLPNMDGIDVIRKIRTWSNVPIIVISARTEDADKVEALDAGADDYLTKPFSVQELLARIRVTQRRLNFLAGQTPSSESVFTNGALEIDYAAGVVRMNGEEIHLTPNEYRLLTVLSKNVGKVMTYRTITRAVWGSGWENNMASLRVFMASLRKKIENHAGGAKYIETHVGVGYQMLRQ; this is translated from the coding sequence ATGAATGAGATCAAAATACTGGCTGTCGAGGACGACCGGCCGGTCCGTAACCTGATCACCACCACGCTGAAGGCCAGCGGATACCGCTACCTGACGGCGGACGACGGAGAAGAAGCCGTAATGGAGGCGGCTACCCAGAACCCGGATATTATTCTGCTGGACCTCGGGCTTCCCAATATGGACGGGATCGATGTGATCCGGAAGATCCGGACGTGGTCGAACGTGCCGATTATCGTCATCAGCGCCCGGACGGAGGATGCGGACAAGGTAGAGGCGCTCGACGCCGGCGCGGATGATTATCTGACCAAGCCCTTTTCCGTACAGGAGCTTCTTGCCCGGATCCGTGTGACGCAGAGAAGGCTGAATTTTCTCGCCGGGCAGACCCCAAGCTCGGAATCCGTCTTCACGAACGGCGCGCTTGAAATCGACTACGCGGCCGGCGTCGTCCGGATGAACGGGGAGGAAATTCATCTGACGCCCAACGAATACCGTCTTCTGACCGTTCTATCGAAGAACGTCGGCAAGGTCATGACCTACCGGACCATCACGCGAGCCGTCTGGGGAAGCGGCTGGGAGAATAACATGGCCTCTCTCCGCGTCTTTATGGCATCTCTCCGGAAAAAGATCGAGAATCACGCCGGCGGCGCGAAGTATATCGAGACGCATGTAGGCGTCGGCTATCAGATGCTGCGGCAGTGA